A DNA window from Thiothrix subterranea contains the following coding sequences:
- a CDS encoding 3'-5' exonuclease: MRRFDKRVALGIALIGLICLLWLGATGGLIWSTLDDAGRTILKNTLGERIMLLLLMWAVSLIAVGSALRFLVSYFMTAPARLAEEAQVLLGTDVKRQLVPTGSIENRRLADLFNQLVQQREALRDEMDTRVQEAARNTEQEKNRLAALMSELTKSVVVCNLDGRILLYNNRARMQFRALSQAPGVAGGGELIGLGRSVYGVFDRKLVMHALENIQHRLQRGASAPSAQFITTTQTGQLLRAQMAPVRSVQTAANEPVQMTGFVLMLDNITREFEAQSRQDHILHTLTERSRAALGNMQAALEVLEYPDLEPDMHERLLAVLREETEGLGTRLRELKSSALDSTVLRWPLEDMLGADLVAAAIRRIEALGGLSVVATEIDDSLWLKVESFSLLQALSYLAERLRQECVINTVQLRLSMGTGRAQLDLCWTPSAAKSTDKVVPGWEHDPMRSGGEDTSLTIQDVVERHGGAFWFEREAETGTVFFRFLLPLAAPQEQLETSSVVRNESRPEYYDFDLFQASAQSRSLEDSKLSELSFTVFDTETTGLDPANGDEIIQIAAVRIVNGKLLRHENFDQLVDPKRNIPAITIPIHGITPEMVRGQPTIDKVLPAFHQFAQDTVLVAHNAAFDMRCLQVKEKVTGMVFDHPVMDTLLLSAVVHPNQESHRLEAITERFNINILGRHTALGDAMATAEVFMRLIPLLAEMGIHTLGQAREAAQKTYYARLKY, encoded by the coding sequence ATGAGGCGTTTTGATAAACGGGTTGCGCTCGGCATTGCGCTGATTGGGTTGATTTGCTTGCTGTGGTTGGGGGCAACGGGCGGTTTGATCTGGTCAACCTTGGATGACGCGGGGCGCACCATTCTCAAAAATACGCTGGGCGAGCGCATTATGCTGCTGCTGTTGATGTGGGCAGTGTCGTTGATTGCGGTGGGTTCGGCGTTGCGTTTTCTGGTGTCGTATTTTATGACGGCTCCGGCTCGCTTGGCGGAAGAGGCGCAGGTATTGCTGGGAACCGATGTGAAGCGCCAGCTTGTGCCGACGGGCAGTATTGAAAACCGGCGCTTGGCGGATTTGTTTAACCAATTGGTGCAACAGCGCGAAGCCTTGCGCGATGAAATGGATACGCGGGTGCAAGAAGCGGCACGCAATACCGAACAGGAAAAAAACCGTCTGGCAGCGTTGATGTCGGAACTGACCAAAAGCGTGGTGGTGTGCAATCTGGATGGGCGCATTTTGCTGTATAACAATCGGGCGCGGATGCAGTTTAGGGCGTTGTCGCAAGCGCCGGGTGTGGCGGGTGGCGGCGAATTGATTGGCTTGGGGCGTTCGGTTTACGGCGTGTTTGATCGCAAATTGGTGATGCACGCGCTGGAAAATATTCAGCACCGTTTGCAACGCGGTGCATCTGCGCCTTCCGCGCAATTCATTACCACAACACAAACGGGGCAATTATTACGGGCGCAAATGGCGCCGGTGCGTTCGGTGCAAACAGCGGCGAATGAGCCGGTGCAAATGACGGGTTTTGTGCTGATGCTCGATAATATTACCCGTGAATTTGAAGCACAATCCCGCCAAGACCATATTTTGCATACGCTGACGGAACGCAGCCGTGCCGCGCTGGGTAATATGCAGGCGGCGCTGGAGGTGTTGGAATACCCCGATCTTGAGCCAGACATGCACGAGCGCTTGCTGGCGGTTTTGCGCGAGGAAACTGAAGGCTTGGGAACGCGCTTACGGGAACTGAAATCCTCGGCGTTGGATAGCACTGTGTTGCGCTGGCCGCTGGAAGACATGCTGGGCGCGGATTTGGTGGCAGCGGCGATTCGGCGCATCGAAGCCTTGGGTGGGTTGTCTGTAGTGGCGACCGAGATTGATGATTCTTTGTGGCTCAAGGTGGAAAGTTTTTCGTTGTTGCAAGCCTTGTCGTATTTGGCAGAACGTTTGCGTCAAGAATGCGTGATTAATACCGTGCAATTGCGCTTGAGCATGGGAACGGGTCGGGCGCAATTGGATTTGTGTTGGACACCGAGTGCGGCGAAGTCGACCGATAAAGTCGTGCCGGGTTGGGAACATGACCCGATGCGTTCGGGGGGTGAAGATACCTCGCTGACGATTCAGGATGTGGTGGAACGCCACGGCGGGGCGTTCTGGTTTGAACGCGAAGCGGAAACGGGAACGGTATTTTTCCGCTTCTTATTGCCGTTGGCAGCGCCGCAGGAGCAGTTGGAAACCAGCAGCGTGGTGCGCAATGAGAGTCGCCCGGAATACTACGATTTCGATTTGTTCCAAGCCTCGGCGCAATCGCGCTCCTTGGAAGACAGCAAGTTGAGCGAATTGTCGTTCACGGTGTTTGATACCGAAACCACGGGGCTAGACCCAGCGAATGGCGATGAAATTATTCAGATTGCGGCAGTGCGCATTGTGAATGGCAAGCTGTTGCGCCACGAAAACTTTGATCAATTGGTTGACCCGAAGCGCAATATTCCAGCGATTACGATTCCGATTCATGGGATTACGCCGGAAATGGTGCGCGGGCAGCCGACGATTGACAAGGTGTTACCGGCGTTTCATCAGTTTGCGCAAGACACGGTGTTGGTGGCGCACAATGCGGCGTTTGATATGCGTTGCTTGCAGGTGAAGGAAAAAGTGACGGGGATGGTGTTTGATCATCCGGTGATGGATACCTTGTTGCTGTCGGCGGTGGTGCACCCGAATCAGGAATCGCATCGGCTGGAGGCGATTACTGAGCGCTTCAATATCAATATTTTGGGGCGGCATACTGCGCTGGGGGATGCGATGGCGACGGCGGAGGTGTTTATGCGCTTGATTCCGTTGCTGGCGGAAATGGGGATTCATACGCTGGGGCAGGCGCGGGAGGCGGCGCAGAAGACGTATTATGCGCGGTTGAAATATTAG
- a CDS encoding response regulator transcription factor: protein MTKTVLIADDEPNILISLEYLMKREGYRVVVAHDGQEACELIEREHPDLVLLDVMMPKKTGFEVCHEIRANETFKAMPIVLLTAKGRDTDVAKGLAMGANDYMTKPFSTKELAQKVRDLLGAQA, encoded by the coding sequence ATGACAAAAACCGTACTGATTGCGGACGATGAGCCGAATATTTTGATTTCGCTGGAATATTTGATGAAGCGCGAAGGCTATCGCGTGGTCGTTGCGCACGATGGGCAGGAGGCGTGTGAGTTGATTGAGCGCGAACACCCCGATCTGGTGTTGCTGGATGTGATGATGCCGAAAAAAACCGGCTTTGAGGTGTGCCATGAAATCCGTGCCAATGAGACGTTTAAGGCGATGCCGATTGTGTTGCTGACCGCGAAAGGGCGTGATACCGATGTCGCTAAAGGTCTGGCGATGGGGGCGAATGATTACATGACCAAACCGTTTTCCACCAAGGAATTGGCGCAAAAAGTGCGTGACTTGTTGGGGGCGCAAGCATGA
- a CDS encoding sensor histidine kinase has protein sequence MLTPILVIGVTFAYLLTLFAVAYLGDKRAEAGRSIIASPWVYALSMAVYCTAWTYFGSVGRAASAGVWFLPIYLGPMLAMILAWVVVRKMIRIAKTYRITSIADFVASRYGKSPLLAGLVTLITVVGIVPYIALQLKAIASGYAVLTLPLGETLHAPAQWWEDSTLYLALALAGFIILFGTRHLDSSERHEGMVAAIAFESVVKLLAFLLVGLFVTYGMFNGMGDIFSQTLANADLKPLLALDQGKPFAYSQWFALTLLAMLSVVFLPRQFQVMVVENVDERHLRRAVWVFPLYLLLINLFVLPIALGGLLYFGVGTVNPETFVLSLPLSQGHGWLALVAFVGGVSAATGMVIVEAIAVSTMVCNDLVMPLLLRTRRFGERSGGDLTGLILGIRRVAIILILLLGYLYFHLAGEAYALVSIGLISFAAVAQFAPAVLGGMYWKGGTRNGALAGLLLGFVLWAYTLMLPSLAKSGWVSTDFLQQGPWGIAWLKPEAFLGLSGLDYLTHSLFWSLFANVTAYVWVSLWQRPAAREASQALLFVDVFQRTSSTHPVFWQGQAKVTDLLHLMGRFLGETRAEQLFAQYAQQVSVHDIGQIPADAKLVHFVETQLTGAIGSASARVMVASVVEEEALELDDVMRILEEASELRIALEKLKSLDHLKDDFMSSVTHELRTPLTSIRALSEMMQDDPEMELEQRQQFLGIVVAETERLSRLVNQVLDMAKIEAGHAEWHNSDVDMRDVVQQAVNSVAGTCRERQIALHTELPASVAPLRADADRLVQVVLNLLSNALKFVPVSQGEIVVRLLDAPAGVTVTVADNGVGIAPDKHVLVFEKFRQVDNESGSVQGTGLGLPISRQIVEHFGGRMWLESEEGKGACFGFFLPR, from the coding sequence ATGTTAACCCCCATCTTAGTCATCGGTGTCACATTCGCCTATTTACTGACCCTATTCGCGGTAGCCTACCTCGGCGATAAACGCGCCGAAGCGGGGCGTTCGATCATTGCCAGCCCGTGGGTGTATGCGCTGTCGATGGCGGTGTATTGCACGGCTTGGACGTATTTTGGCAGCGTAGGGCGAGCCGCGAGTGCGGGAGTGTGGTTTTTGCCGATTTATTTGGGGCCGATGTTGGCAATGATCTTGGCGTGGGTGGTGGTGCGTAAAATGATCCGCATCGCTAAAACGTACCGGATCACCTCGATTGCGGACTTTGTGGCGAGTCGTTACGGCAAAAGCCCGTTGTTAGCGGGTTTGGTAACGTTGATTACGGTGGTGGGCATCGTGCCGTACATCGCGCTGCAATTGAAGGCGATTGCCAGCGGTTATGCGGTGCTGACCTTGCCGTTGGGGGAAACATTGCACGCTCCGGCACAATGGTGGGAAGACAGTACCTTGTATCTGGCGTTGGCGTTGGCGGGTTTCATTATCCTGTTCGGGACGCGCCATTTGGATAGCAGCGAACGTCACGAGGGCATGGTGGCGGCGATTGCGTTTGAGTCGGTGGTGAAATTGCTGGCATTTTTGTTGGTGGGGCTATTCGTCACTTACGGCATGTTTAATGGCATGGGCGATATTTTTAGCCAAACCTTGGCAAACGCTGACCTGAAGCCGTTGTTGGCGTTGGATCAGGGCAAGCCGTTTGCGTATTCGCAGTGGTTTGCGTTGACGCTGTTGGCGATGTTGTCGGTGGTGTTTTTGCCGCGCCAGTTTCAGGTGATGGTGGTGGAAAACGTGGATGAACGCCATTTGCGCCGGGCGGTGTGGGTGTTTCCGCTGTATTTATTGCTGATCAATCTGTTTGTGTTGCCGATTGCGTTGGGCGGCTTGCTGTACTTTGGGGTGGGGACGGTGAACCCGGAAACGTTTGTGCTTTCCTTGCCGTTGTCACAGGGGCATGGCTGGCTGGCGTTGGTGGCGTTTGTCGGGGGCGTGTCGGCGGCAACCGGCATGGTGATTGTGGAAGCCATCGCGGTATCGACGATGGTGTGCAATGACTTGGTAATGCCGTTGTTATTGCGCACGCGGCGCTTTGGGGAGCGTTCCGGTGGGGATTTGACGGGGTTGATTTTGGGTATCCGCCGCGTGGCGATTATTCTGATTTTGTTGCTGGGGTATTTGTATTTTCATCTGGCGGGCGAAGCTTACGCGCTGGTGAGTATCGGGCTGATTAGCTTTGCGGCAGTGGCGCAGTTTGCCCCGGCAGTATTGGGCGGGATGTATTGGAAAGGCGGTACACGCAACGGCGCATTGGCGGGCTTGCTGCTGGGCTTTGTGTTGTGGGCGTATACCTTAATGTTGCCTTCCCTCGCCAAATCCGGTTGGGTCTCGACGGACTTTTTGCAGCAAGGGCCGTGGGGTATTGCGTGGCTGAAGCCAGAAGCGTTTTTGGGGTTAAGTGGCTTGGATTACCTCACGCATTCGCTGTTTTGGAGCTTGTTTGCGAATGTGACGGCGTATGTGTGGGTGTCGTTGTGGCAACGCCCCGCCGCGCGGGAAGCCAGCCAAGCCTTGCTATTTGTGGATGTGTTTCAACGCACTAGCAGCACGCATCCGGTGTTTTGGCAGGGGCAGGCGAAAGTCACCGATTTATTGCATTTGATGGGGCGTTTTTTGGGCGAAACCCGTGCGGAACAATTGTTCGCCCAGTATGCGCAACAAGTGAGTGTGCATGACATAGGGCAAATACCCGCTGATGCGAAGCTGGTACACTTCGTGGAGACGCAATTAACCGGCGCGATTGGCAGCGCGTCGGCACGGGTGATGGTGGCTTCGGTGGTGGAGGAAGAGGCGCTGGAGCTGGATGATGTGATGCGGATTTTGGAAGAGGCTTCCGAGTTGCGGATTGCACTCGAAAAGCTCAAAAGTCTGGATCATTTGAAGGATGATTTTATGTCATCCGTTACCCATGAATTGCGTACCCCGCTGACTTCGATCCGTGCGCTTTCCGAGATGATGCAGGATGACCCTGAGATGGAGTTGGAGCAGCGGCAGCAATTCTTAGGCATTGTGGTGGCGGAAACCGAACGCCTCAGCCGCTTGGTGAATCAAGTGCTGGATATGGCGAAGATTGAAGCAGGTCATGCCGAATGGCACAACAGCGACGTGGATATGCGTGACGTGGTGCAACAAGCGGTGAATAGCGTGGCGGGAACGTGCCGTGAACGCCAGATTGCGTTGCATACCGAATTGCCAGCGAGTGTTGCGCCATTGCGGGCGGATGCGGATCGTTTGGTGCAGGTGGTGCTGAATCTGCTGTCGAATGCGCTGAAATTTGTGCCGGTGTCGCAGGGTGAAATTGTGGTGCGTTTGCTAGATGCACCTGCGGGTGTCACGGTGACGGTGGCGGATAATGGGGTAGGCATTGCCCCGGATAAGCACGTGCTGGTGTTTGAAAAATTTAGGCAAGTGGATAATGAGTCAGGTTCGGTGCAAGGCACGGGGCTGGGTTTGCCGATTAGCCGCCAAATCGTAGAGCATTTTGGTGGGCGCATGTGGCTGGAGTCGGAGGAAGGCAAAGGCGCGTGTTTCGGCTTTTTCTTGCCGAGGTAA
- a CDS encoding AAA family ATPase: MKIPYGESNFKKVITGGFVYIDKTDYIAKLETAGSYHFLLRPRRFGKSLFVSMLWHYYDVAHQHEFEALFGKLHIGQYPTPLKNSYQVLFMDFSGIDTDGGHDAILQRFTSKVEMHLQTYLRRYAYPDSYIQALREKVSPADKMQQFTELLGEQKILLLIDEYDHFANTLLAEDLSLFQSIMGKGGFVRSFYEVLKSATMTGVLDRLFVTGVTPLMLDSLTSGFNIAKNLSINADFNAAMGFTHAQTHGLLQPTAMQCGLDADAVMSDVTDWYNGYRFHPDAAETVFNSDMVLYFAMEFNRQRCAYPKRMLDENIASDYRKIMALFQIGNREANYQVLDDLINIGDVLAVQQRKFELDKHFDRNDFISLLAYMGFVTISGETMTQTRFAIPNHVIRELYFQYFKVELEQRNQLTLPNQTLAAAIETLALQGDLHPLAVEMQRVLQGLSNRDLIKLDEKHIKTLLLTLLYQFPIYFIHSEREMDKKYPDVLLLERSPFAVKHQHLIELKYAKKGDGAAGWEAKKQEGIAQVQGYLQLPTIAALPKLSAWLMLTDSERVEVIRF; the protein is encoded by the coding sequence ATGAAAATCCCTTACGGCGAAAGCAATTTCAAAAAAGTCATCACGGGCGGTTTTGTCTACATTGATAAGACCGATTACATTGCCAAACTCGAAACCGCAGGCAGCTACCATTTCCTGTTGCGCCCGCGCCGCTTTGGTAAAAGCCTGTTTGTGTCAATGCTGTGGCACTATTACGATGTCGCGCACCAGCATGAATTTGAAGCACTGTTTGGCAAGCTCCACATTGGGCAATACCCCACACCACTGAAAAACAGCTACCAAGTGCTGTTCATGGATTTCAGTGGGATTGATACCGATGGTGGTCACGATGCCATTTTGCAGCGTTTCACCAGCAAGGTGGAAATGCATTTGCAAACTTACTTGCGCCGTTATGCTTACCCGGATAGCTACATTCAGGCACTGCGTGAAAAGGTTTCTCCTGCGGATAAGATGCAGCAATTCACGGAGCTGCTTGGGGAGCAAAAAATCCTGCTGCTGATCGACGAATACGACCATTTCGCCAACACCCTGCTGGCGGAAGACCTCTCATTATTCCAAAGCATCATGGGCAAGGGCGGTTTCGTGCGCAGCTTCTATGAAGTGCTGAAAAGCGCCACCATGACGGGCGTGTTAGACCGACTGTTCGTCACTGGAGTGACGCCATTGATGCTGGATAGCCTCACCAGCGGCTTTAATATTGCTAAAAACCTTTCCATTAACGCCGATTTCAATGCAGCGATGGGCTTTACCCACGCCCAGACCCACGGTTTGTTGCAACCGACAGCTATGCAATGTGGTTTAGACGCAGATGCTGTCATGAGCGATGTCACCGATTGGTATAATGGCTACCGTTTCCACCCAGATGCCGCAGAAACCGTCTTCAATTCGGATATGGTGCTGTACTTTGCTATGGAATTTAACCGCCAGCGCTGTGCCTACCCCAAACGGATGCTGGATGAGAATATTGCCTCCGATTACCGCAAAATCATGGCGCTATTCCAGATTGGCAATCGTGAAGCCAACTACCAAGTGCTGGATGATCTGATCAATATTGGCGACGTATTAGCAGTACAGCAACGCAAGTTTGAACTGGACAAGCACTTCGACCGCAACGATTTCATCAGCTTGTTGGCGTATATGGGCTTTGTCACGATCAGTGGCGAAACCATGACCCAGACCCGTTTTGCTATTCCCAACCACGTCATCCGTGAGCTGTATTTCCAGTATTTCAAGGTGGAATTGGAACAGCGCAACCAACTGACACTGCCCAACCAAACGCTGGCGGCTGCCATTGAAACGCTGGCGTTGCAAGGTGATTTGCACCCGTTGGCAGTGGAAATGCAACGGGTGTTGCAAGGGCTTTCCAACCGCGATTTGATCAAGTTAGATGAAAAGCACATTAAAACCCTGTTGTTGACGTTGCTGTACCAATTTCCGATTTATTTCATCCATAGCGAACGCGAAATGGACAAGAAATACCCCGATGTACTGTTGCTGGAGCGTAGCCCGTTTGCAGTCAAGCACCAGCATTTGATTGAGCTGAAATACGCTAAAAAGGGTGACGGTGCGGCGGGTTGGGAGGCCAAAAAGCAGGAGGGTATTGCACAGGTGCAAGGTTATCTGCAATTGCCTACGATTGCCGCTTTGCCCAAGCTCAGCGCGTGGTTGATGTTGACCGATAGTGAGAGAGTTGAAGTAATCAGGTTTTGA
- a CDS encoding toll/interleukin-1 receptor domain-containing protein, with translation MAKIFISHSSKDKAEALQLMHWLESHGFESLFLDSDARHGIAAGSEWEKVLYRETQRSHALICLLSDHWLASQWCGFEFMQARALGKTIFPLRIQPGLQTTVAADIQHLDLTKDRDDALQRLHAQLTELTLTLQQRFDWDKTRPPYPGMLAFEAEDAPVFFGRDHETNQLRERLNQHRTLGNASVLLMLAASGAGKSSLLKAGLLPRLRRDTRHWLVLEALRPEREPLRKLAQVLATANGTPQHAAELYAQLQGEQALPALRDYLEQLRTPNAQWDASVLLSIDQAEELFTTAEPPQTQALFQLLLAAQQAKLPLLTLMAMRSDYLAALQAQVSATGALETSLFALDPLPLERVSDLIRGPAGVVGLTVEDGLVTAATRDAATADALPLLAFALRELYERFGADGDLTLDEYHRLGSERLNPLENAVQHKASAAIQPDRLGEAVQQALRDAFIPHLVRVNDAGDYVRQAADWEALPAAAHPLLDKLTNARLLVQRSVNGIKRVEVAHEALLRHWQLLNGWLREEHDFLLGKQQLEHSLREWQRLPNAHKDKGLLQGIALERAREWLFANRSGLSADERAYIQHSHQAEEQRQQRLEAMLREANTLINFINFDLRDKLKPIGRLDIMQDIQSRVTAYYRNLGDSVQGAELERQRATNLLQQADTLAAQGKLPEAEKLYREAIQSYEQRADNDPSNTDWQRDLSVSLEKIGDILTAQGKLDDAKAVFEKSRTIAQTLADNDPSNAGWQRDLAASLSKMGEVLTAQGKLDDAKAVFEKDLAIAQTLADNDPSNAGWQRDLAASLSKMGEVLTAQGKLDDAKAVFEKSRDIAQTLADNDPSNAGWQADVVVSHAKLMFIALEKGNKEDAQKHIKAALLVLEPLEKAGLLNASQQDWPEDMRKRLKALE, from the coding sequence GTGGCAAAAATTTTCATCAGTCATTCCAGCAAAGACAAGGCAGAAGCACTCCAGCTTATGCATTGGCTGGAAAGCCACGGTTTTGAATCGCTATTCCTCGACTCCGATGCACGGCATGGCATTGCGGCGGGTAGCGAGTGGGAAAAAGTGCTGTACCGCGAAACCCAGCGTTCCCACGCGCTCATTTGCCTGCTCAGTGATCACTGGCTGGCTTCGCAATGGTGCGGGTTTGAATTCATGCAGGCGCGAGCCTTGGGCAAAACCATTTTCCCACTGCGTATCCAGCCCGGCTTGCAAACCACAGTGGCAGCCGACATCCAGCACCTTGACCTGACAAAAGATCGGGACGATGCGCTGCAACGCCTGCACGCCCAGCTTACCGAACTGACCCTCACCCTTCAGCAACGCTTTGACTGGGACAAAACCCGCCCGCCGTACCCCGGTATGCTGGCGTTTGAGGCGGAAGATGCGCCGGTATTTTTCGGGCGTGATCACGAAACCAACCAGTTGCGCGAACGCCTCAATCAGCACCGTACCCTCGGCAATGCCAGTGTATTGCTGATGCTGGCGGCTTCCGGTGCGGGCAAATCCTCACTGCTGAAAGCCGGGTTGTTGCCGCGTTTGCGCCGCGATACCCGCCACTGGCTGGTGCTGGAAGCCTTGCGCCCGGAACGCGAACCGCTGCGCAAGCTGGCACAAGTGCTGGCAACTGCCAACGGTACACCGCAACACGCCGCTGAGCTTTACGCCCAATTGCAGGGTGAACAGGCATTGCCCGCCTTGCGTGATTACCTTGAGCAATTGCGCACCCCGAACGCCCAATGGGATGCCTCGGTGCTGCTGAGCATTGACCAAGCCGAAGAATTGTTCACCACCGCCGAACCGCCACAAACCCAAGCCCTGTTTCAACTGTTGCTGGCGGCACAACAGGCAAAACTGCCGCTGCTGACCCTGATGGCAATGCGCAGCGATTATCTGGCAGCCTTGCAAGCCCAAGTGAGTGCAACCGGCGCACTGGAAACCAGCCTGTTCGCGCTTGACCCCTTGCCGCTGGAACGGGTCAGCGACCTGATCCGTGGCCCGGCGGGTGTAGTGGGGCTGACGGTCGAAGACGGTTTGGTGACTGCCGCCACTCGCGATGCGGCTACCGCTGACGCATTGCCGCTGCTGGCGTTTGCCTTGCGCGAACTGTACGAACGTTTTGGCGCGGATGGCGACCTGACGCTGGACGAATACCACCGCCTCGGTTCTGAGCGTCTCAATCCGCTGGAAAACGCCGTGCAGCACAAAGCCAGTGCAGCCATCCAGCCCGACCGCTTGGGTGAGGCAGTACAGCAAGCTTTGCGTGATGCCTTCATCCCGCATCTGGTGCGGGTCAATGACGCGGGCGACTACGTGCGCCAAGCGGCGGATTGGGAAGCCCTGCCTGCCGCTGCCCACCCGCTGCTGGACAAACTCACCAATGCCCGCCTGCTGGTGCAACGCAGTGTCAACGGCATCAAGCGGGTGGAAGTGGCGCACGAAGCCCTGTTGCGCCATTGGCAATTGCTCAACGGCTGGCTGCGCGAAGAACACGACTTCCTGCTCGGCAAGCAACAACTGGAACACAGCCTGCGCGAGTGGCAACGTCTGCCGAATGCGCACAAGGACAAGGGGCTGTTGCAGGGCATTGCGCTGGAACGGGCGCGGGAATGGCTGTTTGCCAACCGCTCCGGCTTGAGCGCGGACGAACGCGCCTACATCCAGCACAGCCACCAAGCCGAAGAGCAGCGGCAACAACGTTTGGAGGCGATGTTGCGGGAAGCCAACACCCTGATCAACTTCATCAACTTCGACCTGCGCGACAAGCTCAAACCCATCGGGCGGCTCGACATCATGCAGGACATCCAGTCACGGGTAACGGCTTATTACCGCAACCTCGGCGATAGCGTCCAAGGAGCTGAGCTGGAACGCCAACGCGCCACCAACCTGTTACAACAAGCCGACACACTGGCAGCCCAAGGCAAACTACCGGAAGCCGAAAAGCTGTACCGCGAAGCCATTCAATCCTACGAGCAACGTGCCGACAACGACCCCAGCAATACCGACTGGCAACGCGACCTCTCCGTCAGCCTGGAAAAGATCGGCGACATCCTCACAGCGCAGGGCAAGCTCGACGACGCCAAAGCCGTGTTTGAGAAAAGCCGCACGATTGCCCAAACGCTGGCGGACAACGACCCCAGCAATGCCGGATGGCAACGCGACCTCGCCGCCAGCCTCAGCAAAATGGGGGAAGTTCTCACCGCGCAGGGCAAGCTCGACGACGCCAAAGCCGTGTTTGAGAAGGATTTGGCTATTGCCCAAACGCTGGCGGACAACGACCCCAGCAATGCCGGATGGCAACGCGACCTCGCCGCCAGCCTCAGCAAAATGGGGGAAGTTCTCACCGCGCAGGGCAAGCTCGACGACGCCAAAGCCGTGTTTGAGAAAAGCCGCGACATTGCCCAAACGCTGGCGGACAACGACCCCAGCAATGCTGGATGGCAAGCGGATGTGGTAGTTTCTCACGCCAAATTGATGTTTATCGCACTTGAAAAAGGCAACAAAGAAGATGCCCAGAAACACATCAAAGCGGCATTGCTGGTACTGGAACCACTGGAAAAAGCAGGCTTGTTGAACGCTTCCCAACAAGATTGGCCGGAAGATATGAGAAAGCGGTTAAAGGCACTGGAGTGA
- a CDS encoding ATP-binding protein, which translates to MYNRLFTPPNNKSFFLFGPRGTGKTTWLKTHFKDAIYLDFLRPALYQRLLGSENRLEEYIPSDYSGWVVLDEVQKIPNLLDEVHRLIEERKDLYFVLTGSSARKLRRSNVNLLAGRALQYHFFPLTVQEVGNDFVLERALRYGMLPSVFSEDNPKHYLQAYLQTYLEQEVQQEGLTRNIGAFSRFLEIASFSQGESLNITEVAREANINRKVAENYFTILEDLLIAYRLPVFSKRAKRKLTQHRKFYLFDTGIYYHVLPKGVLDSPEELEGVCLESLVLQEIRAMNAYRDWGYDLSFWRTATGIEVDIICYGENGFYAIEVKRTRQVSSKHLSGLKSFREDYPQVTPYLLYGGDDVLEVDGIKVIPVVTFLKGIAQYLMPENIAKTDL; encoded by the coding sequence ATGTACAACCGACTGTTTACCCCACCCAACAACAAGAGTTTTTTCCTGTTCGGACCACGCGGCACGGGCAAAACCACTTGGCTGAAAACGCATTTTAAGGATGCTATCTATCTGGATTTTCTACGCCCAGCGTTATACCAACGCCTGTTGGGGTCGGAAAACCGGCTGGAGGAATACATCCCGTCCGACTACAGCGGTTGGGTGGTGCTGGATGAAGTGCAGAAAATCCCCAATTTGTTGGATGAAGTTCACCGTTTGATTGAGGAACGTAAGGATCTGTACTTTGTATTGACGGGTTCGAGCGCCCGCAAATTGCGCCGCAGCAATGTCAACTTGCTGGCGGGGCGTGCTTTGCAATACCACTTTTTCCCGCTGACCGTGCAGGAAGTGGGCAATGATTTCGTGCTGGAGCGAGCCTTACGCTACGGGATGCTACCGTCGGTATTCAGCGAAGACAATCCCAAACACTACCTGCAAGCCTACCTCCAGACCTATTTGGAACAGGAGGTGCAGCAAGAGGGCTTGACCCGCAATATCGGCGCATTCAGCCGCTTTCTGGAGATAGCCAGCTTTTCCCAAGGCGAATCGCTGAACATCACCGAAGTGGCACGCGAAGCCAATATTAACCGCAAAGTGGCGGAAAATTATTTCACCATTCTTGAAGATTTGCTGATTGCCTACCGTTTGCCGGTCTTCAGCAAACGCGCCAAACGCAAGCTGACCCAGCACCGCAAATTTTACCTGTTCGATACCGGCATTTATTACCACGTGCTCCCCAAAGGTGTGCTGGATAGCCCGGAAGAATTGGAGGGGGTGTGTTTGGAATCGTTGGTGTTGCAGGAAATTCGCGCCATGAACGCCTACCGCGATTGGGGCTATGACTTGTCATTCTGGCGCACGGCGACGGGGATTGAGGTGGATATTATCTGTTACGGCGAAAATGGGTTTTATGCGATTGAGGTTAAGCGCACTCGGCAGGTTTCCAGCAAACACTTGAGTGGGCTGAAAAGTTTCCGTGAGGATTATCCGCAAGTGACGCCGTATCTGCTGTATGGTGGTGATGACGTGTTGGAGGTGGACGGGATTAAGGTGATTCCGGTTGTTACGTTTTTGAAGGGGATAGCGCAATACCTGATGCCGGAAAACATAGCCAAGACGGATTTGTAG